The Drosophila suzukii chromosome 2 unlocalized genomic scaffold, CBGP_Dsuzu_IsoJpt1.0 scf_2c, whole genome shotgun sequence genome segment catttcagtaaacctttgcaaaattaaaatcaatgacataaaaacggtcatattttttactaccttaaaagtaatatattttgatgcagataacaacataatcattccacaagcccatagaggtatgccatatcgaaatccgagtccttttgaccaggttatgggcttttaaagatggaaagaaggcccattttagtaaacctttgcaaaattaaaatcaatgacataaaatcggtcatattttttactagctttaaagttatatattttaatgcagataacaacataatcattccaaaagctcctaaacgtataccatatcgaaatacgagttcatttgaccaagttattggcttttaaagatggaaagaaggcccatttcagtaaacctttgcaaaattaaaatcaatgacataaaaacggtcatatttattactacctttaaagttatatattctaatgcagataacatcataatcattccacaagcccataaacgtataccttatcgaaatacgagttcatttgaccaagttattggcttttaaagatggaaagaaggcccatttcagtaaacctttgcaaaactaaaatcaatgacataaaaacggtcatattttttactacctttaaagtaatatattttgatgcagataacaacataatcattccacaagcccatagaggtatgccatatcgaaatctttgaccaggttatgggcttttaaagatggaaagaaggcccattttactaaacctttgcaaaattaaaatcaatgagataaaaacggtcatatttctttctacctttaaagttatatattttaatgcagataaaaacataatcattccacaagcccctaaaggtatgccatatcgaaatccgagttcatttgaccaagttatgggcttttaaagatggaaagagcccccatttcagtaaaccttcgcaaaattaaaatcaatgacataaaaacggtcatattttttactacctttaaagttaaatattttaatgcagttaacaacaaaatcattccacaatcccctaaaggtatgccatatcgaaatacgagttcatttgaccaagttattggcttttaaagatggaaagaaggcccatttcagtaaacctgtgagcagttgaataactccccacaaatagaagcagcagcagatggccggccgcttaccagatacgcggcgaattcgcgtagtaacggcgcggcgaggagaacgagagagtttggagaccaagggtggagatcgagagagtttggagaccaacgaaggagagcgagagagtttggagaccaatgaagaagagcgagagagattggagaccaaggatggagatcgagagagaatggagacttcgcgggcagagcaagagtgccgtatgcaaaaggggataacggaactccaccggactttggactctcccgtgaactttggaccgggagaggaagtgccacatctcggcagtggagtggcacacaggcgtgccacaagcggcccgggaatcagcgggactgcagcagtgggcggagcatcgattgaaagcggtacgtgaaggagtgggtcatccaggaggcacggactttggacccagagtggagagatccagcgggccgtgcgaaaaagggaaataacggtgcttggaggccctatataaggccgcagagcgctggcagctggatcagtcgatcacgaggagtcaaaccttcaagatcaattaaagtaccaaataaacagtcagtcaagcaaataatctacgagggagctacaaccaagcgagacGTCGgcagcagcgccgtgggaagcatacaaggagcaagatcgccacgtcgagacgttcgggattaggacatcaggaatctccgaattgagacacaggtggctgagttctgaaaggcatcacgcggctaagtcaaggcgtttgttttctaactttgtcacgaccacaccctggcgagtcgcccggcgggtctgtcagagacaagcaaaagagtcctacgacgaagagccgtcagcttggggaggaaaattgtctgcgacccagcgtaccttgcccgaccaaacagggcctggcgtgacggacgagcggtagatcgatttgcggtttcaagaggtggcagcctggagagccctgcgattaccggcgaagttcccgagcagcgaccgcccagctccccgagcgccagaacaacgagatactggtcagaagacagcgcagaggacatcgacagcgacgccagcagacatttccggcagccacgttaccatcgccgcgcggagctcattggggagcgcaggagcgtcgcggacgtcactcattagggtgaagccgggtggaacgttcgtctgcgctaggcgtaaagcgaagtgaaccgctagacagcctccgggctgcagccttgactgtcagcgcgaactgagcaagaacctagcgggaccgtccgggacagagcaagggacaggtattgcctcgaaaggcgtcagcctggagagcaaggcttgtcccttgctctgtcccggacggtcccgctaggttctgcgacccagcgtaccttgcccgaccaagcaggacctggcgtgacggacgagcggtagatcgatttgcggtttcaagaggtaGCAGCCTGGAGAAGAGAAgagaagttcccgagcagcgaccgcccagctccccgagcgccagaacaacgagatactggtcagaagacagcgcagaggacatcgacagcgacgccagcagacatttccggcagccacgttaccatcgccgcgcggagctcattggggagcgcaggagcgtcgcggacgtcacgcattagggtgggacaggtattgcctcgaaaggcgtcagcctggagagcaaggcttgttcaccctagtctgagaacggtgacgcttccctaagcccacaaggccgaactctctgcgggtctaaggcgcaacaagcgaccccgaggcaacgcgtcggcaagcaagcagaggcgggcgctacgagcgtcccgagacccaggatccagaggaggacgagtcaacgcgtcgaggagccagaaagaggagcgccagcagccggcggaaccagagccaagagataccgaagccagcccagccacacacccgctgtactaataccacgagaataaatcccactgttaccatttgaacactttgttttctcactgatctacgggcaatcacgtcatataaatttggtgggacgaacgcacaatcttctgagctagccgcacgaatctcgtagcgagcagacacacaaaaatcagttcgttacatctggcgcccaacgtgattgtcccaacagtgagaacagcacagtaaaaatgggaaagaagtggatttaccgcctcaagaaggaagacttcgcccatgtcgcacagaggctcaatgtcgccctggagggcaggctggacgacatgaggaaggcactatcggaatactactccgaaacagagaatgATCCACAACttgtcgacatctgggccgagctggaggcaACATActacagagccggcccaagcattacgctaacgaacgctgaaggggacaacttggtggcaagcctgagcattgacaacatgcaaaaagaggcccacaggagagaatcaagccaagaaaagaaagcagcagcgctaaccccgagaccaagccagtcggactatgcaaaggtcgctaaacaggtccgtgaatggtcgttcaggttcgacggggcggaaaaaccattcgagttcctggagcacgtagaatggtccgccaacacgtacggtttggagctcgatatgatccctcgagcgatgccggagttgctaaaaggaagggctttgaaatggttcatcgccaacaataagcagtggagaacttgggcagaattcattgaaagtttccacacatatttcctgccaagagatttcttcaccaggctggcggaccaggtccggcaaaggaagcaaggcttcagcgagtcgttcaaggactacatgatcgacatgcagacgatggtgaggccacttaattactccgctaaagagaccctaaggatcatcaagaaaactgcacccctagtctaaggatcttcctaagggcatacaaagtgtcggacctggacacgctgatgatattagcagacgagtacgaagaacttgaaaaggaacgggaagttctcgcacaggagaacaagttctcaaggaccaagtcggcgtcaccaacacaggtgacatgcagaagatgcgaggagacagataaccaggacatACGAGGATACGACCagtggtcaccaccacaccaagccagacgacagcaggcaacagacgcaccacgcggaggtcatgggacaccacccccacaacaacagaaacagccaaacaataccgtgtggaggccgccaagcaacacacagaggccacaagatgccacccatatcacagacccgcaggagacctgtcggaaatgcggtgggaacggacactgggctagaggatgtcgtaaccagcggctgctgttttgctggatatgcggcaaggtgggtgttaggagcgtcgattgctgccaacgatcgggaaatggccagcgatctcagccgcagagaggcgagcggggatcgcacattgccacctctccaaactaacgggcgagctaatcgaggaggagcagcagttgtccgcagctgtgatgattggtgggaaaagctacaaagccacaatcgacaccggagcaacggcaagcttcgttagcgaagaattggcggacaatattgctgctctaggaaagattaccaggacgagacggcaagttaggttggcagatggaaggtgcggcggaattaatgcgcagctcgaggtggaggtcaaattcggcaacaaacaagtgaccatgagcctgttgattttacccggggtagtggatacattagtgttgggatggaacttcctgaaacaagtcggaaccgagataaggtgtgctggacaccaaataataataccagccaggaaccgacacaatggatggctcgaggagaagctatcagtagcagtcgttcaacaagtaaacgagttggacgatactacagcgttccttgaaacagagctggcagacttcagcacaatgtcgggaacatcaaatatggcagaacaccagatcaaaatgaaggacgacaagccaatcaagcagagatactacccaaagaacccaaaaattcaaggggaaatcaacgcaaaggtggacgagcttctccaaatggggttcatagagcattcaaagagcccatacagcttccccatcgtgatggtgaaaaagaagacaggcaagtggagactgtgtgtcgacttcaggcagatcaacgcgaagtcagtgaaggatgcctacccaatgccccgcataaactacatcctagatcaactaagagaagcgcggtacatcagcagtttggacctgaaggatggatactggcagatcccactggaagaaagtagcaggcaatatacagcatttacggtaccaggcaaaggtctgtttcagtggagggtaatgccgttcggacttcactcggcgtcggcaacgtttcagcgagacttggaccaagtaattggccccgagatgtcacctaaggcattcgcttaccaggatgacataatagtgatcagtcgcacgctggaagaacacaaaagaaacctgagggaagtgttccgacgtctaaaggaggcagatctgaggctgaatccagaaaaatgccaattcttcaaaaaggagctgctgtacctgggtcatcgagtgactagcgagggaataggaacagatccagaaaaagtagccgccatcgccgaactagaaccgccatcgactgtcaaagagctccggcaatacctaggagtagcgtcgtggtaccgccggcttgtaccagatttttccagaatcgtcaaacccctgaacgacctgctgcgcaaaggcagtaagtgggagtggacaccagagcaccagatggcgtttgaggaggttaaggcaagactcgtggcagatccagtgctagcatgcccggacttcagtagaactttcatcctgcaaacagacgccagcgacatTTCGccagggcgaaagagtaatctcctactcaagccgaacactgaacggcgcggaaaagaactactcgacaacggagaaggagtgcttggcgatcgtctgggcgatccggaagctcaggccatatctggaaggctaccactttaaggtagtaaccgaccacatggccctgaagtggctcaacagcatcgaaatcccttcaggaaggatcgccggatgggccctggagctacaacagtacgactttgagatagcgtacagaaagagccagctaaacgtggtggccgacgcattatcaagacaaccactaccagagacgctacgaggagtaaaagaggcatcggcaacaataacctcaggagagtgcagctggatcaaggacatgggcgaaaagataaggacccaaccgcagaagtacccggactatgttatggaaggtgagacactgtacagaaacatacctcaccgagcaggcaatgaagacgtcgcgtcatggaagatgtgcgtcccgaagtcgctacgagaaacagtgttgagggaaaaccacgacgcaccgtccgcgggacacgtaggaagccgaaggacaattgcacggttggcagcccgatactactggccaggcatgcatagagacgcccgagcccacgtacgaaaatgcgagatttgcatgcggtttaagcccaatcagatgcaggcggctgggaagatgttgacccaagtgccggaggaaccatgggccacggtatgtgcagacttcgttggacccctaccaagatctaagcacgggaaccaaatgctgctggtcatgatagacaggttttcgaaatggacggaactggtccccctacgcagtgcgacggcagagtcgctcaagaaggcgtttagggagcgcataatcgcaaggtacggggtcccgaaggtggtcataacggacaatggagtacagtttgcaagccgcatatttacaaatttcctggctgagatgggtatcagtcaacaattcaccgcgccatacacaccacaagagaatccaaccgaacgagcaaacagaacggtcaagaccatgattgcgcagttcgcagggcaggaccagagaaactgggacgagaagtggccggagattatgctagcagtgagcacacggaatccaccggccatacaccggcgtttcttacccagggacgggaaccacgtctacccagcagcctatacgataaggaaaccctaggaactggacgagctacggagacccctgaggaaaatgccaacaaactaagagaggtattcgagatcgtgcggcgaaatatggaaaaggcgtcccaggaccaagccagacactacaatctgagaaggagacaatggtcaccagcggtgggcgatatagtgtgggccaaggaacatcacctgtccaaagcggctgaaggattcagactgcgaggctacaggattatgcgtcaggcctaagcgagagtcatctacaagccacgcagaaagatcaaccataaggataggtcgcaaggacatggataaggaatTCACATTGATCCAgtctgcgaggccacaggattatgcgtcaggcctaagcgagagtcatccacacgccacgcagaaaggacaattacaaggataggtcacagggacgtggataaggatggatggcgatcccgaccgcaaggcaacaggatttagcgtcgggcagttgccagagtcatccgagattacgccaggcggaaaGGACACTTACGAGGACGACACAAAGACACGAGTAACGATAAGGGATCCACCCGCAAGGCagcaggattcagcgtcgggcagttgccagagtcatccgcgatcacgccaggcgggagggacacttacaaaacggcacaaggatacgggtaacatGTAGGGATCAAACCGCAAGgcatcaggattcagcgtcgggcagtggccagagtcatccgcgttTACGCCAGGcagaagggacacttacaaaacatcataaggatacgggtaacatATGGGGATCCACCCGCGatggcaacaggattcagcgtcgggcagttgccagagtcatccgggCTTAGGCCAAGCGGGAAggaatataatataataaggAAGGATACCCTAAGTGTGCCCAAACTatacccgaaggataccctaagTGTTCCCAAACTATACCCGAAGGACGCCCCAACAATACCTCTAAGTgtacccaaaggacacccgaaggacaccctagggatagcccaacgataccccaaggatacctaaggataccccaataggACTCGAAAGACACctcaaggataccccaataatAACCCAAGGACACCAAGGATACCAACCAGGAACGCCCCGAAGCAAGGTGTAGGCCCAAGGACAACTTCCAAGAATACTCACCAAAGGTGATCAAGTTAATTACGGAACCGGGAGGAACAACGCACCGCAGCATCCAGAGTGCCACGGTGATCTGAGGGAATACAACATGTGGTTTACGAAGAAAGGGGGAAGACGGTACAGcaaagagagctgtaccgtaagaGAGCGAGCGCCCCAAAGAAAGGACATAACGGTATCGGGCAAAAGGAAGGCGCGCAACCGAGGTTTCATGTATGGGGAGCCTGGCGACGGTCGAGCACTAAAATTCAGAACACCATCATGAGCACACGCGTCACCAGAGCCGAAGCACGCAGGAGGATGGCGGCCCTCCAGGAACCtcgcccggggcaaggatggtcggagACCCGGCCTACCCGAGCTCCGCGGCGGGCCCTGGAGCGGACCCGAGACGAGGACTCCGCACCGGAACCCGCGGtgagctccgacagcgacgtggAGGTGATCGGCGATCCCGCCGTCGAGGAGAGAGAGTGGCGACTCCGGAAGGCGGCGGCGGGCGGTCGGATACCGCGCGGGACGACGGACGTCGGAGGAGAGGAACTCCCGGGGAGCCACTCGGAGGCGGTCTGTCGGGCCACCGAGGAGTCTCAGAAGCGGTTCCGAGACCGGGAGCCGTCGGACGAGGAGCAGCAACGGTcgacggaggaggaggcgaGATGGCAGGCGCGGCTGCGGCAGGACCacgaggcggcggcggcgcgGTGGTATGCCCGCTTTCGAGAGGCGGAGGAAGAAGAGCGACGGCTGTGGGAGGCACCGGTGGAGGACGCGTGGGAGGTGCCACTCACCCCCAGATACGCGGCCGAGGAACCCAGTCCGagggacgaggacgaggacgaacCACGCGCGCCATCCCCTCCGCGGTGGTTACCCAAGGTGCCACCCACTCCCCGCTACGAGGGGGAGAGGCTCACGGACGGCGCTCGAGACGGCGACGATGGAGCACCGTTGGCCACGCCGCCGTGGAGGCCGGCCCGGCCACCCACGCCGCGATACACGGAGCCACGACGACCGGAGGAGCAGACGCCGAGCGAGGAGTCGACCGCGCAGCCGATGCCGCAACCGCAGGAGGAGGACGTCCACCAGGCAAGGGCGGAGGAGCCGTCGGTGGTGCGGACGGAGGTGCCGGCCGCgcacgtgagccacagcacaCGGGCGTTCGAGGCCGAGGGCATGCGGTGGCGGCAGCAGACGGTGACATGGACGTGGCCCGAGGGGCCCGCGACAGGACCGACGAAGGAGGTGCCCAGGATATGGGAGGAGGGGGCACCCAAGTTGAACCCTCGGGACCCCCGGACGAGGAGCCGACAGGATGCGTGGGTCCCGCCGACACCAAGCACGGGCCCGCCAACACCGGCGACGACGGCAGCGACGGGGGAGGCGGAGTCGCTGGAGAAGGGACCGTGGGTGTGGCCCGAGCCACCGGCCATCCAAAGACCGACGTTGCAGCGTCAAGTCTCGAATCCCGGATCGACGCGCCCGCGGCCGCAGTTCATGCGGCAAGTTTCGGCCCCGAAGGAAGGCGGTTGGCGCGAGGTCGCCAGGAGCGAGTGGCCGGTGGGTATTGAGGAAGCACCCGCGGACGCACGCGCGTCCTGGTCTGCGAAGGCGGGAGGAGGTACCGGGTGAGGCTCGGAGTCGCGGGCATCCGGGTTTTCACGCAATaaataaacgaaaaaaaaaaatcacaaaaaaacAACACAAGGTTTTTCCCAAGCAACAAGAGAAGGGGTACGGGGCCAAAAGTTTGATTGGGGTGGCTGGAAgaagaacggggcatgcatgggccacTCCAGCAACCTGTAAGTCAAATGGTCTTAGTCCAGGAAGAAGAAATGAACGTCAattacttacctgctgtcccggttgcaaagtgaatgcgaagtcctctccgcacccgctctcgagAGCTGCCAATATGGAGTCCGATGCAGCCGatagaggacgagtgaagggcgagagaggacgaaaggagagAGAAGGATAAGATGAGAAGGAGTAGAGGAAATGTAAAAGGAACTTACCCATGAaaaacggcgcggcgaggagaacgagagagtttggagaccaagggtggagatcgagagagtttggagaccaacgaaggagagcgagagagtttggagaccaatgaagaagagcgagagagattggagaccaaggatggagatcgagagagaatggagacttcgcgggcagagcaagagtgccgtatgcaaaaggggataacggaactccaccggactttggactctcccgtgaactttggaccgggagaggaagtgccacatctcggcagtggagtggcacacaggcgtgccacaagcggcccgggaatcagcgggactgcagcagtgggcggagcatcgattgaaagcggtacgtgaaggagtgggtcatccaggaggcacggactttggacccagagtggagagatccagcgggccgtgcgaaaaagggaaataacggtgcttggaggccctatataaggccgcagagcgctggcagctggatcagtcgatcacgaggagtcaaaccttcaagatcaattaaagtaccaaataaacagtcagtcaagcaaataatctacgagggagctacaaccaagcgagacGTCGgcagcagcgccgtgggaagcatacaaggagcaagatcgccacgtcgagacgttcgggattaggacatcaggaatctccgaattgagacac includes the following:
- the LOC118878614 gene encoding fibrous sheath CABYR-binding protein-like; protein product: MSTRVTRAEARRRMAALQEPRPGQGWSETRPTRAPRRALERTRDEDSAPEPAVSSDSDVEVIGDPAVEEREWRLRKAAAGGRIPRGTTDVGGEELPGSHSEAVCRATEESQKRFRDREPSDEEQQRSTEEEARWQARLRQDHEAAAARWYARFREAEEEERRLWEAPVEDAWEVPLTPRYAAEEPSPRDEDEDEPRAPSPPRWLPKVPPTPRYEGERLTDGARDGDDGAPLATPPWRPARPPTPRYTEPRRPEEQTPSEESTAQPMPQPQEEDVHQARAEEPSVVRTEVPAAHVSHSTRAFEAEGMRWRQQTVTWTWPEGPATGPTKEVPRIWEEGAPKLNPRDPRTRSRQDAWVPPTPSTGPPTPATTAATGEAESLEKGPWVWPEPPAIQRPTLQRQVSNPGSTRPRPQFMRQVSAPKEGGWREVARSEWPVGIEEAPADARASWSAKAGGGTG